The following proteins come from a genomic window of Candidatus Methylomirabilota bacterium:
- a CDS encoding ABC transporter ATP-binding protein, producing MAGALLEVQGVVKRFGGFTALNRVSLSVKAGERFGLIGPNGSGKTTLINCVSGTLPVDGGAIRFDGREISALPPHQRTRLGIVRTFQIPKPFTSMTVLENLGIPLEYAGAGRAGAQGSADAGEILRSIGLEAKAHLRPAGLTQIEMRKLELARAMAARPKLLISDEAMAGLSSTEVDDILAILFRLNAQGITIIMIEHIMRAVMRFSERVVVLDAGERIAEGTPDEIVRDPAVERAYLGE from the coding sequence ATGGCCGGGGCGCTGCTCGAGGTGCAGGGGGTCGTCAAGCGCTTCGGCGGCTTCACGGCCCTCAACCGCGTGAGCCTGTCGGTCAAGGCCGGCGAGCGGTTCGGCCTCATCGGGCCGAACGGTTCCGGCAAGACGACGCTCATCAACTGCGTCTCCGGCACGCTGCCGGTGGACGGCGGCGCGATCCGCTTCGACGGCCGCGAGATCTCCGCGCTTCCGCCTCACCAGCGCACCCGGCTCGGCATCGTGCGCACCTTCCAGATCCCCAAGCCCTTCACCAGCATGACCGTCCTCGAGAACCTGGGCATCCCGCTGGAGTACGCGGGGGCCGGACGCGCCGGCGCTCAGGGCAGCGCCGACGCCGGGGAGATCCTGCGCAGCATCGGCCTGGAGGCGAAGGCGCACTTGCGGCCGGCCGGGCTGACGCAGATCGAGATGCGGAAGCTCGAGCTGGCCCGGGCGATGGCCGCGCGGCCGAAGCTCCTCATCTCCGACGAGGCCATGGCCGGGCTCTCCAGCACCGAGGTGGACGACATCCTGGCCATCCTCTTCCGGCTGAACGCGCAAGGCATCACGATCATCATGATCGAGCACATCATGCGGGCGGTGATGCGCTTCTCCGAGCGCGTGGTCGTCCTCGACGCCGGGGAGCGGATCGCCGAGGGGACGCCCGACGAGATCGTCAGGGACCCAGCGGTGGAGAGGGCCTACCTTGGCGAGTAG
- a CDS encoding neutral zinc metallopeptidase: protein MRWRDMRGSDNVEDREGAAPPGPGLGPGFKLGGAGLIAVVAISLLLGLNPLDVLVSLQGGAPSSAPTQSTAPPASSGSAARDETKDFIIRIVGDTEDTWKTLFRQMGAEYHPPRLVLFRGAVDSACGQASSAVGPFYCSADSHVYLDRSFFEALARRFGAPGEFARAYVIAHEIGHHVQNQLGIREKMGQQRARAGEAHSNAVSVRIELQADCFAGVWGHFARQRNLLEPGDVESGLAAAAAIGDDRIQRQSQGHVAPESFTHGSSAQRVRWFRAGLDTGDVRQCDTFVTARP from the coding sequence GTGCGCTGGCGTGACATGCGGGGTAGTGACAACGTCGAGGACCGCGAGGGTGCTGCGCCGCCGGGGCCCGGGCTCGGCCCGGGTTTCAAGCTCGGCGGCGCGGGTCTCATCGCCGTCGTGGCCATCAGCCTTCTGCTCGGGCTCAATCCCTTGGACGTACTGGTGTCACTCCAGGGCGGCGCCCCGTCCTCCGCGCCCACGCAGAGCACAGCGCCTCCGGCTTCGTCCGGGTCGGCCGCGCGTGACGAGACCAAGGACTTCATCATCCGTATCGTGGGCGACACGGAGGACACCTGGAAGACGCTTTTCCGCCAGATGGGCGCCGAGTATCACCCGCCCCGGCTCGTGCTGTTCCGGGGAGCGGTCGATTCTGCGTGTGGGCAGGCCAGCTCGGCTGTCGGCCCATTCTACTGTTCGGCCGACAGCCACGTCTATCTCGACCGGTCCTTCTTCGAGGCCCTCGCGCGGCGGTTTGGAGCGCCGGGCGAGTTCGCGCGCGCGTACGTGATCGCCCACGAAATCGGCCATCACGTTCAAAACCAGCTGGGGATCAGGGAGAAGATGGGGCAGCAGCGCGCCCGCGCGGGCGAGGCGCACAGCAACGCGGTCTCCGTGCGCATCGAGCTCCAGGCCGACTGCTTCGCCGGCGTCTGGGGTCACTTCGCCCGACAACGGAATCTGCTCGAGCCGGGGGATGTGGAATCCGGGCTCGCGGCCGCGGCCGCCATCGGCGACGATCGCATCCAACGGCAGTCACAGGGCCACGTTGCCCCGGAGTCCTTCACCCACGGCTCCTCGGCCCAGCGCGTGCGCTGGTTCCGCGCCGGTCTCGATACCGGCGACGTGCGCCAGTGCGATACCTTCGTGACCGCCCGGCCGTGA
- a CDS encoding ABC transporter ATP-binding protein — protein MASRIVVRDVDAGYGAVRVLHGVSIEVREGETVALLGTNGNGKSTLLKCIMGMVTPQAGEIFLESDGTRIDLTRKSTEEIVGLGIALVPEGRRLFPKLTVEENLLLGAYRRAARGDIARNLDFCFEAFPVLPQRRRQLAGSMSGGEQQMLAVARALMSSPRILLVDEPSVGLAPILVSRVIGKIKELKERRQLTVLMAEQNFNQATKIADRGYIIVHGKIEFEGRSTQELRENELVKKYYLGV, from the coding sequence TTGGCGAGTAGGATCGTCGTCCGCGACGTGGACGCCGGTTACGGAGCGGTGCGCGTGCTCCACGGCGTCTCGATCGAGGTCCGCGAGGGCGAGACCGTCGCCCTGCTGGGCACCAACGGCAACGGCAAGAGCACGCTCCTCAAGTGCATCATGGGCATGGTGACGCCCCAGGCCGGCGAGATCTTCCTGGAATCGGACGGTACCCGCATCGACCTCACCCGAAAGTCCACCGAAGAGATCGTGGGCCTGGGCATCGCGCTGGTCCCGGAGGGGCGCCGGCTCTTCCCGAAGCTGACCGTCGAGGAAAACCTCCTGCTCGGCGCCTACCGGCGGGCCGCCCGCGGCGACATCGCGCGCAACCTCGACTTCTGCTTCGAGGCCTTTCCGGTGCTTCCCCAGCGGCGGCGACAGCTCGCAGGCAGCATGAGCGGCGGAGAGCAGCAGATGCTGGCCGTGGCCCGCGCGCTCATGTCCTCACCCCGGATCCTCCTCGTCGACGAACCTTCGGTGGGACTGGCGCCGATCCTCGTAAGCCGGGTGATCGGGAAGATCAAGGAGCTCAAGGAGCGGCGTCAGCTCACCGTCCTGATGGCCGAGCAGAACTTCAACCAGGCGACCAAGATCGCCGACCGCGGGTACATCATCGTCCACGGCAAGATCGAGTTCGAGGGCCGCAGCACGCAGGAGCTGCGGGAGAACGAGCTGGTGAAGAAGTATTACCTGGGCGTGTGA
- a CDS encoding branched-chain amino acid ABC transporter permease gives MRRAGVPLLVGLVVVAAGIVLAVLRVNPYLYFAGCVILQYVVMATAWNILGGYAGYVNFGTPAFFAMGAYTAVFLIQSVRAPLPVLILAGGLVAALLGLGIGYLTLRLRGVFFSIATLALAVVLQTVIMNWEYVGGSRGMSVLRPSGPPFGSYVTFLFTVMVGLAVIAVLVARFIERSWIGRGLAALRDNEEAAECMGVPTLRLKLFATTVSGFLLGVAGAPFPYYVTFVEPNSAFALDYAVNALAMPMIGGTTSWVGPVIGAVLLGTAQQLATVTISSEMNLFIVGVVLVAFVVLAPEGILGLVRRLRGR, from the coding sequence ATGCGGCGCGCGGGCGTCCCGCTGCTCGTCGGGCTGGTCGTCGTCGCGGCCGGGATCGTCCTCGCCGTGCTGCGCGTGAACCCGTACCTCTACTTCGCCGGGTGCGTCATCCTCCAGTACGTCGTCATGGCGACGGCGTGGAACATCCTCGGCGGGTACGCCGGCTACGTGAACTTCGGCACGCCGGCATTCTTCGCGATGGGCGCGTACACCGCCGTCTTCCTCATCCAATCGGTGCGGGCGCCGCTGCCGGTGCTGATCCTCGCCGGCGGGCTCGTCGCCGCACTCCTCGGGCTCGGCATCGGCTATCTTACGCTGCGCCTCCGGGGCGTCTTCTTCTCGATCGCGACGCTGGCGCTGGCCGTCGTCCTGCAGACGGTGATCATGAACTGGGAGTACGTCGGCGGATCGAGGGGGATGAGCGTCCTCCGCCCGAGCGGCCCCCCGTTCGGCAGCTACGTGACGTTCCTTTTCACGGTGATGGTCGGACTCGCCGTCATCGCGGTGCTGGTGGCGCGGTTCATCGAGCGATCCTGGATCGGCCGCGGGCTGGCGGCGCTGCGGGACAACGAGGAGGCGGCCGAGTGCATGGGCGTGCCCACCCTGCGCCTCAAGCTCTTCGCCACCACCGTCAGCGGCTTCCTGCTCGGCGTCGCCGGCGCGCCGTTCCCCTATTACGTGACGTTCGTCGAGCCCAACTCCGCCTTCGCCCTCGACTATGCCGTGAACGCGCTGGCCATGCCGATGATCGGCGGCACGACGAGCTGGGTCGGACCGGTGATCGGCGCCGTCCTGCTGGGGACGGCCCAGCAGCTCGCGACGGTGACGATTTCCTCCGAGATGAATCTGTTCATCGTGGGCGTCGTGCTCGTCGCCTTCGTCGTCCTGGCGCCCGAGGGGATCCTCGGCCTGGTGCGGCGCCTGCGAGGCCGCTGA
- a CDS encoding amino acid ABC transporter substrate-binding protein, with translation MKQPWRQPIRSWVLIGAVIGNFVGIFVLAGAGAFVARAADPIKIGFGMALTGGLSANGKPALLAMQIWKDDVNKKGGLLGRSVELVYYDDQTNPATVPGIYTKLLDVDKVDLITSGYGTNLIAPLMAIAMERKLTIMGMFGLANNEKYQYPNYFQIQPAGPDPQTSTAIGFFELAAKQNPRPQTVAIVGADAEYPQNALVGARDLIKKFGFKTVYDKTYPPTTVDYTPIVRAIKATNADIVFVASYPPDSVGMLRAAQEVGLQPKIFGGGMVGLQFTSVMTSMGPMLNGIVNYDFWAPEPTMLAFPGVKEFLKEYQLRAEKAGVDPLGYYLPPYSYALVQVLGQAVEATKSLDQQKLADYIRATEFSTIVGKVKFGKNGEWAKGRTLMVQYQKVQGTGIDQFRGPGKKVVLYPEELKSGNIIYPYSAAKN, from the coding sequence ATGAAGCAGCCTTGGAGACAGCCGATCCGTAGCTGGGTCCTGATCGGGGCCGTCATTGGGAACTTCGTGGGGATCTTCGTGCTCGCAGGCGCAGGGGCATTCGTGGCCCGGGCGGCCGATCCGATCAAGATCGGCTTCGGGATGGCCCTGACGGGCGGACTCTCCGCCAACGGCAAGCCGGCGCTGCTCGCCATGCAGATCTGGAAGGACGACGTCAACAAGAAGGGCGGGCTCCTCGGCCGGTCGGTCGAGCTCGTGTACTACGACGATCAGACCAACCCGGCCACCGTGCCCGGGATCTACACGAAGCTGCTCGACGTCGACAAGGTGGATCTCATCACCTCGGGCTATGGCACCAACCTTATCGCTCCGCTCATGGCCATCGCCATGGAACGGAAGCTGACCATCATGGGGATGTTCGGGCTCGCCAACAACGAAAAGTATCAGTACCCGAACTACTTCCAGATCCAGCCGGCCGGGCCGGATCCACAAACCAGCACGGCCATCGGCTTCTTCGAGCTGGCGGCGAAACAGAACCCGCGGCCGCAGACCGTTGCGATCGTCGGCGCCGACGCTGAGTATCCGCAGAATGCGCTCGTCGGGGCGCGGGACCTGATCAAGAAGTTCGGCTTCAAGACCGTCTACGACAAGACTTACCCGCCCACCACCGTCGACTACACGCCGATCGTGCGGGCGATCAAGGCCACCAATGCCGACATCGTGTTCGTGGCGTCGTACCCGCCGGACTCGGTCGGGATGCTACGCGCGGCGCAGGAGGTCGGCCTCCAACCCAAGATCTTCGGCGGCGGCATGGTCGGCCTGCAGTTCACCAGCGTCATGACGAGCATGGGGCCGATGCTGAACGGCATCGTGAACTACGACTTCTGGGCGCCCGAGCCGACGATGCTGGCGTTCCCGGGCGTCAAGGAGTTCTTGAAGGAGTATCAGCTTCGGGCGGAAAAGGCCGGCGTCGATCCGCTGGGATACTACCTCCCGCCATACTCGTACGCCCTGGTCCAGGTGCTGGGCCAGGCCGTCGAGGCGACCAAGAGCCTCGACCAGCAGAAGCTGGCCGACTACATCCGCGCCACCGAGTTCTCCACGATCGTCGGCAAGGTCAAGTTCGGCAAGAACGGCGAGTGGGCCAAGGGGCGCACCCTCATGGTCCAGTACCAGAAGGTCCAGGGCACGGGCATCGATCAGTTCCGCGGGCCCGGCAAGAAGGTGGTCCTTTACCCCGAGGAGCTCAAGTCCGGGAACATCATTTACCCGTACTCCGCGGCGAAGAACTAG
- a CDS encoding branched-chain amino acid ABC transporter permease, whose product MVAGLLIGGFYAAVSLGIGLIFGLLDIANIAQPAFVVLGAYMAYVMNDSFGLDPILSGLLFTPVFYVLGAVVYRVYYASFERRGEESLRGLVFFFGLLFIIEVSLSLKFGVDYRLVQTAYTSKSIDLGGVGIAFRYLVPCVVGVAMTLALHLFLGRTFYGRAIMAVSQDRLALRLMGANPVQIKTIAFGVGIAAASLGGALLISIAPVIPSTDRDYIGRMFAITVLGGMGSIGGTLVAAVILGVAESLMATFFGPSWSLAVSFGILLVVLAVRPAGLFGR is encoded by the coding sequence GTGGTCGCCGGACTGCTGATCGGGGGCTTCTATGCCGCCGTGAGCCTGGGCATCGGTCTCATCTTCGGTCTCCTCGACATCGCCAACATCGCGCAGCCCGCCTTCGTGGTCCTCGGCGCCTACATGGCGTACGTAATGAACGACTCCTTCGGCCTCGATCCGATCCTCAGCGGGCTTCTCTTCACGCCGGTGTTCTACGTGCTGGGCGCCGTGGTCTATCGCGTGTATTACGCGAGCTTCGAGCGACGAGGTGAGGAATCGTTGCGCGGGCTCGTGTTCTTCTTCGGGCTCCTCTTCATCATCGAGGTCAGCCTCAGCCTGAAGTTCGGCGTCGATTACCGCCTGGTGCAGACGGCGTACACCAGCAAGTCGATCGACCTTGGCGGCGTCGGCATCGCCTTCCGCTATCTCGTGCCTTGCGTCGTCGGCGTCGCGATGACGCTGGCGCTGCACCTGTTCCTCGGCCGGACCTTCTACGGGCGGGCCATCATGGCGGTGTCCCAGGACCGCCTGGCGCTGCGCCTGATGGGCGCCAATCCCGTCCAGATCAAGACCATCGCATTCGGCGTCGGCATCGCGGCCGCCAGCCTGGGCGGCGCCCTGCTGATCAGCATTGCGCCGGTGATACCGTCGACCGACCGCGACTACATCGGCCGCATGTTCGCCATCACCGTGCTGGGCGGCATGGGCAGCATCGGGGGGACGCTGGTCGCCGCCGTCATCCTCGGCGTGGCCGAGAGCCTGATGGCCACGTTCTTCGGCCCCTCCTGGTCGCTCGCGGTGTCGTTCGGTATCCTGCTCGTGGTGCTCGCCGTGCGGCCCGCGGGGCTCTTCGGGCGCTAG
- a CDS encoding histidine phosphatase family protein — MSRLALAALAISLIAAPVAAADDSREAWAALVNGSHVALIRHGNAPPGYGDPPGFKIDDCATQRNMDERGRAQARALGEAFRQHGVRVDKILSSPWCRCLDTARLLVLGPVDSTWAVAASDKSPERLAALKQIVSSWRGPGTLVVVTHALTVQSLVGILPGQAETVVLRPKLGKEPGVDVVGRIPVPE, encoded by the coding sequence ATGAGTCGGCTCGCGCTGGCCGCTCTTGCCATTTCGCTGATCGCCGCGCCGGTAGCGGCCGCCGATGATTCCCGGGAAGCCTGGGCCGCGCTCGTCAATGGCAGTCATGTCGCGCTGATCCGCCATGGCAACGCGCCGCCCGGCTACGGCGACCCGCCCGGTTTCAAGATCGACGACTGCGCGACCCAGCGCAATATGGATGAGAGAGGACGGGCGCAAGCCAGGGCGCTCGGCGAGGCCTTCCGCCAACACGGCGTGCGCGTAGACAAGATCCTCTCCTCGCCCTGGTGCCGCTGCCTGGATACGGCGCGGCTGCTGGTGCTCGGTCCAGTCGACAGTACATGGGCCGTGGCAGCGTCCGACAAGAGCCCGGAACGGCTCGCCGCGTTGAAGCAGATAGTGTCCAGCTGGCGCGGACCGGGCACGCTCGTGGTGGTGACTCACGCTCTGACGGTACAATCACTGGTCGGTATCCTGCCGGGCCAGGCCGAGACCGTGGTGCTCAGACCCAAGCTTGGCAAAGAGCCGGGGGTCGACGTTGTGGGCAGAATCCCTGTGCCCGAGTGA